A region of Plutella xylostella chromosome 29, ilPluXylo3.1, whole genome shotgun sequence DNA encodes the following proteins:
- the LOC105382264 gene encoding mucin-19 isoform X9, whose product MWCLHFVAVLAAFGLLAPAYSNVIVRDDGNQFQDEDSQRQVISKNNYQRYSQTNAGNYDQGYNQRNENNGQQQYVNRPRYSQQQGVVIQRSTGGRSAQIRRTQRLQNNQATQQQQVVVPQNQVQYSSAQASAQSSAQSGTVSTTNAQAQAYAAQQAEEAAENKSLEEAEELLLEAEAQEERARQIEQQARQALQAAEIAEAEANQRLIEAERKEQLALARIHHPRGHLAPQTVTATSTAEATAVTQTTSGAPVPVPAAPVVPVVPAAPAVPLAPVPAPAAIVAAPAPVDYVGSPVYFNSAPDAYNAAPVSEYSEVPQGPVATTSYISEASVAPVAPLAPAPVDQQYASATSSSVAQTSQGPALAPTSAGVAQATASAASAVTVATQQEQQANAAFAQARAVVQQAYNNYAQAQVALQQAQTQAIAAAQAAQGPNGNAAAAFAAAQAAQVAQSQFNDAAVQLQQAEEAYAQAQAAQQQAAQSAAAALAAQQQAQALAASEAAAEQAAANAAAAASAQAVANNNAAQAQAAATATAAAATNAANAVTAANAANEQANANAAAAASAVAAQQQNLSQAQAAVVASTQQAQAIATAAAASQAQQQAAVAAAQQAVSTAAAGVNAAGTQLNQANAGLSAALAQVRQAQAALQQAQQAAQQANADAAAAAATNSQAAALAADQAAQNAAYGVYVAQNQLQQAEQAYQAALAAQQQATAVAQAAQSAQQQAASQAAAAQSAATAQAQQVALAQAAAEVAQEQATAQAASAAAANQQAVANAQAAASAQIQAANAQAEASAQAVAAANQAATTQAAVNAANAANAADAAAAAQAAAAAQAANIQATTNAQAAAIAQAAIDAANAANAANAANAANAANAANAANAANAANAASAANAANAANAANAASAANAASAANAANAANAANAINAANAQTAANAQAANAQAAATAEANAEAAALASATSAFPGLLQFLQSLGYGPASAPGSLVLPSLPAAPVVAPTSSAATSISSATAPGYPGAPVSASTTSKSTSLTSAPAGPGAPAAPGAPAAPGAPVTTSTATTSTSTTSVAPVAGVAPVAGVAPGAGVAPVAGVAPVAGVAPVAGVAPGAGVAPGAGVAPVAGVAPGAGVAPGAGVAPVAGVAPGGSSAAVAASSAAIAAAIAQENNAAQVLAQAEANEQQAQAVYQAAITALHQAQAAAQAAFAATQQPNGTADITALNAALQAIQTANNNVNNASVQLHQAHQALAQARVVQRQAQTAVMNAVSLQKQAEHKAAASQAAAAAAATAASQQAAATATAQAQAAQAQAQAAAQANAAAQAEQIAQADAQATAATLAAEQNAAAAATANTSASAGGLQGFLDYLQSLGFGGSAGANAAAGTATSQGTAGAPGSLGGLYGTQGAPGTVLGANGLGGVNGLGGVNGLGGVGGPNGLGGVGGTNGLGGVGAANGLGGLGNVNGLGGSGGLAGLNGLGGVSGVNGLGSLLGLNGLGGVGGANGLTGVVGANGLGGLGGINAALGLTGGVNGALENIGGLNAGGELSALAGLNLGGVGLDGLSGIAGLDGLTDLVGLGGANDLSGLGNQGGVNGLAGLLGLSANGANGGALTIGALGGAAGGQNVPVPTQTVASQSTAGSTVVSQGPGAVVPATTGAAPLVNDTPAQGGLSGLLAYLSSLGLPIPASLTAAINTSGVAPLPLTPAPVAQGVTPGVTPVPVAPGATPVPVSPAVLPVPGIGPTFLNPGVAPAPPAPGALPVPGTGQTFVNPGALPAPVAPGVVPAPLAPVGAPLPLTQGVAPAPVAPGLTPAPVAPVTSTSATSASTVTSAGPTGISAATAAAAAQVRQAVAAERIAAAQVASAQAVVRQAAAACSAAVVAAQAATTAAALEAAQTGYITAVDQYHQAQTNLAQAQATLRQAAAAVTAAVTSQLQASAQASSVAQAAANGAAAATAIQTDAGIQSSVQQLEANASAQAQASAQQAAAAATAEAAAETAFEQATAAAAAQAAAQNAANQAAANAAAQAATTAAGQAAVAQAQSTASGLSAGGAYPGVSGAYTGAPGTYGTTQGAYPGAAGALAGANAYTSSVPSAFPGAAVPGAPALAPGAVGNDYPSILPSFDEYFNGGAASLYPGAGYPGTAGIGGAGYPGYSLYPGSAYPGANTAAGSASSAATTTGAGYPGAPGTATSAATTATTVGAPGAPAGSPGFAYPGAPGTTASTATAASAAATSGAPAGYPGAPAGYPGAPATAASAATATTTSGAGYTGPAYPGASTAAAGSTATTSAGYPGAGSAYASANSSAASQTTSGVPQVSYGLSESPEQCTLVIIKTCNTVTNADGTQNTQCTTRTEPIGA is encoded by the exons ATGTGGTGTCTTCATTTCGTCGCCGTTCTGGCGGCATTTGGACTTCTGGCTCCAGCTT aTTCTAATGTTATAGTTAGGGACGATGGAAACCAATTCCAGGATGAAg ATAGTCAAAGACAagttataagtaaaaataattaccAACGTTATTCCCAAACCAATGCTGGAAACTATGACCAGG gaTACAACCAAAGGAATGAAAACAATGGTCAACAACAATATGTCAATA GACCACGATACAGCCAGCAACAAGgag TAGTTATTCAAAGGAGTACAGGTGGAAGATCAG CTCAAATTCGTCGTACTCAAAGACTTCAGAATAATCAAGCAACCCAGCAACAGCAAGTCGTAGTCCCCCAAAACCAAGTGCAGTACAGCTCTGCTCAAGCCAGTGCGCAATCAAGTGCGCAAAGTGGGACAGTTAGCACTACCAATGCTCAAGCTCAAGCTTACGCTGCCCAACAAGCTGAGGAAGCCGCCGAAAACAAATCCTTGGAAGAAGCAGAAGAATTGCTCTTGGAAGCTGAAGCTCAAGAAGAGCGTGCTCGTCAAATTGAACAGCAAGCGAGACAGGCGTTGCAAGCAGCTGAAATAGCCGAAGCAGAGGCCAACCAGAGGCTGATAGAAGCTGAGAGGAAGGAACAGCTAGCTTTGGCTAGAATACACCACCCGAGGGGACACTTGGCTCCACAGACCGTAACAGCGACTTCAACTGCTGAAGCTACAGCAGTCACGCAAACAACATCCGGTGCTCCCGTGCCTGTGCCAGCTGCCCCAGTAGTGCCAGTAGTGCCAGCAGCCCCAGCAGTCCCACTAGCACCAGTGCCAGCCCCCGCAGCTATTGTAGCAGCACCAGCACCAGTAGACTACGTCGGATCTCCAGTGTACTTCAACTCAGCACCTGACGCGTATAATGCAGCTCCAGTTTCAGAGTATTCTGAAGTTCCACAAGGACCAGTAGCTACAACCTCATACATATCAGAGGCATCTGTTGCACCAGTCGCACCATTGGCACCAGCTCCAGTTGACCAGCAGTACGCTTCAGCCACGTCATCATCTGTGGCACAAACCTCACAAGGACCAGCGTTGGCTCCAACCTCAGCTGGAGTTGCTCAAGCCACTGCCTCGGCCGCGTCAGCAGTTACTGTCGCCACCCAACAG GAACAGCAAGCCAACGCAGCATTCGCGCAAGCAAGGGCTGTAGTGCAGCAAGCATACAACAACTACGCTCAAGCTCAAGTGGCTCTTCAGCAAGCTCAGACTCAGGCTATCGCCGCTGCGCAGGCTGCTCAAGGACCCAATGGCAACGCAGCCGCAGCATTCGCCGCCGCTCAGGCCGCTCAAGTCGCTCAGAGCCAGTTCAACGATGCCGCCGTTCAG CTCCAACAAGCCGAAGAAGCGTACGCCCAAGCCCAAGCCGCCCAACAACAGGCCGCCCAGTCCGCTGCCGCCGCCCTCGCTGCCCAGCAGCAGGCGCAGGCGCTCGCCGCCAGCGAGGCCGCCGCCGAGCAAGCCGCCGCcaacgccgccgccgccgcttctGCACAG GCCGTAGCAAACAACAACGCCGCACAAGCACAGGCAGCAGccaccgccaccgccgccgcggccACCAACGCAGCCAACGCCGTCACCGCAGCCAACGCTGCTAATGAGCAAGCTAACGCTAACGCAGCGGCTGCCGCAAGCGCCGTCGCAGCTCAACAGCAAAACCTGAGCCAAGCTCAAGCCGCCGTCGTTGCGTCAACCCAGCAAGCCCAAGCCATCGCCACCGCTGCAGCAGCATCACAAGCGCAACAGCAAGCCGCCGTGGCCGCAGCTCAACAAGCTGTCTCTACCGCAGCAGCCGGAGTTAACGCTGCTGGTACACAG ttgaACCAAGCCAACGCCGGTCTTTCGGCAGCATTAGCCCAAGTGAGACAAGCGCAAGCAGCATTGCAGCAAGCACAACAAGCCGCCCAGCAAGCCAAcgccgacgccgccgccgccgccgccaccaacAGTCAAGCCGCAGCTCTTGCCGCCGACCAAGCTGCGCAGAATGCCGCTTACGGTGTCTACGTTGCTCAAAATCAG TTGCAACAAGCCGAGCAAGCATACCAAGCAGCATTGGCAGCTCAGCAGCAAGCCACGGCCGTAGCGCAGGCCGCGCAGTCCGCCCAGCAGCAAGCCGCCAGCCAAGCAGCCGCGGCTCAGTCTGCTGCAACAGCACAG GCACAACAAGTCGCCTTAGCTCAAGCTGcggcagaagttgctcaagaACAGGCTACTGCTCAAGCTGCATCTGCAGCAGCAGCTAACCAACAAGCTGTTGCAAACGCACAGGCAGCCGCCAGCGCTCAGATTCAAGCCGCTAATGCTCAAGCTGAAGCCAGTGCTCAAGCTGTAGCTGCTGCTAACCAAGCCGCAACCACTCAAGCCGCAGTCAATGCAGCCAACGCAGCAAATGCAGCGGACGCCGCCGCTGCTGCACAAGCAGCAGCCGCTGCTCAAGCAGCTAACATTCAAGCCACAACCAACGCTCAAGCAGCCGCTATTGCTCAAGCCGCAATCGATGCCGCTAACGCAGCTAACGCAGCCAACGCAGCCAACGCAGCCAACGCAGCCAACGCAGCCAACGCAGCCAACGCAGCCAACGCAGCCAACGCAGCCAGCGCAGCCAACGCAGCCAACGCAGCCAACGCAGCCAATGCAGCTAGCGCAGCCAATGCAGCTAGCGCAGCCAACGCAGCCAACGCAGCCAACGCAGCCAACGCAATTAACGCAGCAAACGCCCAAACTGCAGCTAACGCTCAAGCAGCCAACGCTCAAGCGGCAGCCACTGCTGAAGCAAACGCCGAAGCAGCTGCATTGGCATCTGCCACGTCTGCATTCCCTGGATTACTCCAATTTCTGCAAAGCCTTGGATATGGTCCGGCATCAGCACCAggctcactagttttgccaagttTACCAGCGGCACCGGTGGTTGCACCCACTTCATCTGCTGCTACATCAATATCATCTGCAACTGCTCCAGGCTACCCCGGTGCTCCAGTTTCTGCGTCTACTACATCTAAATCAACATCTTTGACCAGTGCACCTGCTGGCCCAGGCGCACCTGCTGCCCCAGGTGCACCTGCTGCCCCAGGAGCACCAGTGACTACATCTACTGCAACTACATCAACATCTACAACCAGTGTTGCCCCAGTAGCAGGAGTTGCCCCAGTAGCAGGAGTTGCCCCAGGAGCAGGAGTTGCCCCAGTAGCAGGAGTTGCCCCAGTAGCAGGAGTTGCCCCAGTAGCAGGAGTAGCCCCAGGAGCAGGAGTTGCCCCAGGAGCAGGAGTTGCCCCAGTAGCAGGAGTAGCCCCAGGAGCAGGAGTTGCCCCAGGAGCAGGAGTTGCCCCAGTAGCAGGAGTTGCCCCAGGTGGCTCGTCTGCAGCCGTAGCTGCAAGCTCCGCTGCCATCGCTGCCGCTATTGCACAG GAAAATAATGCTGCTCAAGTGCTGGCCCAAGCTGAAGCTAACGAACAGCAAGCTCAAGCAGTTTACCAAGCCGCTATCACTGCTCTTCACCAAGCCCAAGCGGCAGCGCAAGCCGCATTCGCCGCCACCCAGCAGCCGAATGGAACAGCAGACATCACTGCTCTGAACGCTGCTCTTCAAGCTATTCAAACTGCCAACAACAATGTCAACAATGCTTCAGTACAG TTACATCAAGCACACCAAGCCTTAGCCCAGGCTCGCGTTGTGCAACGTCAAGCACAAACTGCTGTGATGAACGCTGTGTCCCTGCAAAAGCAAGCCGAACACAAGGCCGCGGCATCCCAAgctgctgccgccgccgccgctaccGCAGCCAGCCAGCaagccgccgccaccgccaccGCTCAAGCCCAAGCCGCACAGGCTCAAGCTCAAGCAGCTGCACAAGCTAACGCGGCAGCTCAg GCCGAGCAAATCGCCCAAGCTGATGCACAAGCCACAGCAGCTACTCTGGCGGCTGAACAGAACGCCGCTGCTGCTGCCACCGCTAACACCTCAGCCTCCGCTGGTGGTCTACAAGGATTCTTGGACTACCTTCAATCACTAGGATTCGGCGGATCAGCTGGAGCCAATGCTGCGGCCGGAACTGCCACAAGTCAGGGTACAGCGGGAGCGCCAGGATCACTGGGTGGTCTCTACGGAACCCAAGGCGCACCAGGAACCGTTCTTGGAGCGAATGGATTGGGAGGTGTTAACGGATTGGGAGGTGTTAACGGATTGGGCGGTGTAGgaggaccaaacggattgggAGGCGTTGGAGGAACTAACGGGTTAGGAGGCGTTGGAGCAGCTAACGGATTGGGAGGCCTTGGAAACGTTAATGGACTGGGAGGCTCTGGAGGTCTTGCAGGCCTTAATGGATTGGGAGGCGTTTCAGGGGTTAATGGATTGGGAAGCCTTTTAGGCCTTAACGGATTGGGAGGCGTTGGAGGAGCAAATGGATTGACAGGCGTTGTAGGAGCTAATGGCTTGGGAGGCCTTGGAGGCATTAATGCTGCATTAGGATTGACTGGCGGAGTAAATGGTGCATTGGAAAATATTGGAGGGTTGAACGCTGGAGGAGAATTGTCAGCCCTTGCAGGATTAAACCTTGGCGGTGTTGGTCTTGATGGCCTTAGCGGCATTGCAGGACTTGATGGTCTTACAGACCTTGTTGGCTTGGGAGGAGCTAATGATCTTTCAGGCCTTGGAAACCAAGGAGGAGTTAATGGTCTTGCCGGCCTTTTAGGCCTGAGTGCTAACGGAGCAAATGGAGGTGCTTTAACAATTGGAGCATTGGGTGGTGCGGCTGGTGGCCAGAATGTCCCGGTACCCACACAAACAGTTGCATCTCAAAGCACTGCAGGATCAACAGTTGTTTCTCAAGGACCAGGAGCGGTTGTTCCCGCAACAACAGGAGCAGCGCCTCTTGTAAATGATACACCAGCACAAGGAGGACTTTCAGGACTTTTGGCCTACTTGAGCTCATTGGGTCTACCGATCCCGGCATCATTGACCGCTGCAATTAACACATCTGGAGTAGCCCCTCTGCCTTTGACTCCAGCACCGGTCGCCCAGGGAGTTACCCCAGGAGTTACACCAGTACCAGTTGCCCCTGGAGCAACACCAGTACCTGTTTCCCCTGCTGTTTTACCAGTTCCTGGAATAGGACCAACATTTTTGAACCCTGGAGTTGCCCCAGCACCACCTGCCCCTGGTGCTTTACCCGTTCCTGGAACTGGACAAACATTTGTGAACCCTGGAGCACTTCCAGCACCTGTTGCCCCTGGAGTAGTCCCAGCACCACTTGCCCCTGTAGGAGCACCATTGCCACTTACCCAAGGAGTGGCTCCAGCACCAGTTGCCCCTGGACTAACCCCAGCACCAGTTGCCCCAGTAACAA GTACTTCAGCTACTTCAGCCTCGACTGTAACCTCAGCTGGACCAACCGGCATCAGCGcagccaccgccgccgccgccgcccaagTCAGGCAGGCTGTTGCagct GAACGCATAGCAGCAGCGCAAGTGGCGTCTGCCCAGGCCGTGGTCCGACAGGCCGCGGCGGCGTGCTCCGCGGCAGTGGTCGCAGCCCAGGCCGCCACCACCGCAGCAGCGCTTGAAGCAGCTCAAACCGGCTACATCACCGCTGTTGACCAG TATCACCAAGCCCAAACGAACCTGGCTCAGGCTCAAGCTACACTGCGTCAGGCAGCAGCAGCAGTCACAGCAGCAGTCACCAGTCAACTGCAAGCCTCAGCTCAGGCCTCAAGCGTAGCGCAAGCAGCAGCCAACGGAGCCGCCGCGGCCACCGCCATCCAGACCGACGCAGGGATCCAATCCAGCGTACAACAACTAGAGGCCAATGCGTCTGCTCAAGCCCAAGCAAGCGCCCAGCAAGCGGCTGCGGCAGCAACTGCTGAGGCGGCGGCAGAGACAGCTTTCGAACAGGCCACCGCGGCCGCTGCCGCCCAAGCAGCCGCCCAGAACGCAGCCAACCAAGCTGCAGCCAATGCCGCGGCCCAGGCCGCCACCACGGCCGCTGGACAGGCTGCCGTCGCACAAGCCCAGTCTACAGCTTCTGGACTATCTGCAGGAGGAGCTTACCCAGGAGTATCAGGAGCTTACACGGGAGCTCCAGGCACTTACGGAACAACACAAGGAGCTTACCCAGGAGCTGCAGGAGCTCTCGCTGGAGCAAACGCATACACCAGCTCTGTGCCCAGTGCATTCCCGGGAGCGGCCGTGCCCGGTGCACCTGCCCTCGCACCAGGAGCAGTAGGCAATGACTACCCATCAATTCTACCTTCTTTCGATGAGTACTTCAACGGCGGCGCCGCGTCTCTCTACCCTGGAGCGGGCTACCCCGGTACCGCAGGGATCGGAGGAGCCGGCTACCCAGGCTACTCTCTATATCCTGGCTCTGCCTACCCTGGTGCCAACACTGCCGCTGGATCCGCATCCTCCGCAGCCACCACTACTGGAGCAGGCTACCCGGGAGCACCTGGTACCGCTACATCCGCCGCCACTACTGCTACCACTGTTGGTGCCCCTGGTGCGCCCGCTGGATCCCCAGGTTTTGCCTACCCAGGAGCTCCTGGTACCACTGCATCAACAGCCACTGCTGCTTCTGCTGCTGCCACTTCTGGAGCACCAGCAGGCTACCCAGGAGCACCAGCAGGCTACCCAGGAGCACCTGCCACAGCTGCATCCGCCGCCACTGCCACTACCACTTCTGGTGCCGGCTACACAGGACCAGCCTACCCTGGAGCGTCTACAGCCGCCGCTGGATCCACCGCCACCACTAGTGCTGGTTACCCAGGAGCCGGAAGTGCTTATGCTTCTGCAAACTCATCTGCTGCAAGTCAGACCACTTCAG GTGTACCTCAGGTCTCATACGGATTATCAG AGTCACCTGAACAATGTACTTTGGTTATCATCAAGACTTGCAATACAG TAACCAACGCTGACGGAACACAGAATACTCAATGCACCACCAGAACCG aaCCGATCGGCGCCTGA